Below is a window of Enterobacter kobei DNA.
TATTGATATAGCTGCGCTGGTAATTACGCGTCAGCGCGGCGGTGACATCGACGGTTTTAACGCTAAAGATTTGCGGATTGGCGATAACGCTGACCGGCAGGGTAATGCCCGCGCGGATAAACGAACGCTGGGCATCCGGAGCCAGCAAACCGCCGCACGGCTTGTTAAAACCGTCGCTGCCGTGCTGCTGTTTTTTATCCAGCGCAATCACACGCATCTTACCGCTCAGCTGCCGTGCCAGCGCTGAACCCGCAGGCCCTAAGCCAATAATCGCCACGTCAAAATGTTCCATCTTCTTGTCCACAGAGAGGGGAATAGGCGGTACTGTAGAAAACGAATATGAAGTCGGTGTGAAGTCCTGCTGCCGTCGTCAGAAAAGTATGCTGTACTGAGCGCTCACGACGCCCGCTAACGGATAACGACATGAAACAAATCACTTTTGCAGCACAACACTATCAGCTGACCAATACCCAAACCTGGACGCCGGACAGCCAGTGGCTGGTGTATGACGTGCGGCCCTCTGGTGCCTCTTTTACCGGGCGTACCATTGAGCGCGTGAATGTGCACACCGGTGCCGTCGAGGTGATTTACACCGCCCCTGAGGGGGCGCACGTCGGCGTGGTGACGGTGCATCCCGCCGCGGAAAAATATGTCTTTATCCACGGCCCGGAAAACCCCGACGCAGAGTGGCAGTACGATTTTCACCACCGGCGCGGCGTGGTGACGCACGCAGGTCACACCCGTAATCTGGATGCGATGGATATCACCGCACCCTTCACCCCCGGCGCACTGCGGGGCGGCAGCCATGTGCATGTCTACAGTCCGAACGGTGACTACGTCAGCTTTACCTATAACGATCACGTGATGCATACGCTCTCCCCGGCGCGGGATCTGCGCAACGTCGGTGTGGCAGCCCCCTTTGGCCCGGTAAGCCCACCGTGCACGCATCCGCGGGAATATGCCGGCAGCCACTGGTGCGTGCTGGTCAGCACTACTACCCCCGCACCGCGACCGGGCAGCGATGACATCAACCGGGCTTACGAAGAAGGCTGGGTGGGAAACCACGCGCTGGCATTTATCGGCGATACGCTGTCGATGGACGGAGAGAAAGTCCCTGAGCTGTTTATCGTCTCGTTGCCGCGAACTGAGGCGGCCTGGAAGCAGGCGGGCGATCGGCCATTAGCCGGAACGCCTGATACGCTGCCCGCGCCACCCGCAGGCGTCATGCAAAAACGGCTGACTTTTACCCACGATCGGCCTTTTCCGGGGCTGGTGAGCACGCCGCGCCACTGGGTGCGCAGCAATCCGCAGGCGACTGCCATTGCGTTTCTGATGCGTGATGAGCAGGGTATTGTTCAGTTATGGCTGATATCGCCGGAGGGCGGGGAGCCGCGCCAGCTGACGCACAATGCCAGCGATATTCAGTCCGCATTTAACTGGCATCCGTCAGGTAATGCGCTGGGCTTTGTGCTGGAAAACCGCATAGCGATGTGTGACGCGCAACGCGGCGACATCACCTTTCTGACAACCGATCATGAGAATGCACCAGCCGCAGACGCGGTAGTCTTTTCGCCGGACGGGCGACACATCGCCTGGATGGAAGAGACGCAGGGGTACCGTCAACTGTGGTTAACGGCAACCGGATCATAAATCAGGGACCGACGGCGGGCGGGATCACGGAGTTAGTTGCCAGATTCGCCTGCTCGCTTTTCTCGACGCGCGATCGCAATGAATTGTCTTTGCGGAATAAATCCCAGGGCAGCAGCAGCGTATCCACTACCGCCGTAAAGGGCATATCCAGCGCCACCAGCGATTTCATGCCGATGCTGGTGTCATCATCGCCGAGCATTTTTGTGCTGGCGCTGGTGCCGGGGTAAATACCCTCTTTGCCGCCGGTATGGGACATCACGCTGGAGCAACCGCCGATCGACATCATCCCGCTTACGACAGCCAGTGTTAGAAGAACGTTTTTCATGACGATTTGATCATAGTGAGTGGCCGTACACGCTTATAGCGATCCTGAACGTAAAAGAGTAGTGAAGGAGCGCCACACTGTGGCGCTCCTCCCAGTTTAACAATTTATGCTGTTACCCAGTCTATGCAATGACTGCGAAAGTGCAAAAAAAAGTCAGACAAACACCCTTGAAAAGAAAATGACTGCACCCATTTTAGGTAGTGTCCCGGAAAGAACACGCCTGCGGGGTGTTCAGGGGCCAACAAGCCTGTCCATTGTGGAAGGCTGATAATTCTCGCTGATTTCAGGAGCTTATTTATGCGTAACTTCGATCTTTCTCCGCTGTACCGTTCTGCCATTGGTTTCGATCGCCTGTTCAACCTGTTAGAAAATAATCAAACTCAAAGTAACGGCGGCTACCCTCCGTATAACGTTGAGCTGGTTGACGAAAACCACTACCGCATCGCCATTGCCGTTGCCGGTTTTGCAGAAAGCGAGCTGGAGATCACCGCCCAGGACAACGTGCTGGTGGTGAAAGGCGCCCATGCCGCCGACCAGAAAGAGCGCACCTACCTCTATCAGGGCATCGCCGAACGTAACTTCGAGCGCAAATTCCAGTTAGCCGAAAACATTCATGTGCGTGGCGCTAACCTGGTCAACGGCCTGCTGTTTATCGATCTGGAACGCGTCATTCCGGAAGCGCACAAACCGCGCCGTATCGAAATCAACTAATCGTCAGGGTCGCCTGCGCGGCCCGTTAAACCTTGCTCGCCGTCAGGGAGCAGATGCCTGTCTTCGGACAGGCAGGAATATACTCGCTTCACAGAAGGAGAATAACCATGCGTAACTACGATTTGTCCCCACTTCTGCGTCAATGGATCGGTTTTGACAAACTGGCTAATGCGCTGCAAAACACGGCTGAAGGTCAGTCTTTCCCGCCGTACAACATCGAAAAAAGCGACGATAACCACTACCGCATCACGCTGGCGCTGGCCGGGTTCCGTCAGGACGATTTAGAGATCCAACTGGAAGGGCAGCGTCTGACCATCAAAGGCACGCCGGAAAAACCTGCCAGTGAACCGAAATGGCTGCATCAGGGCCTGGTTATCCAGCCGTTCAGCCTGGGCTTCACGCTGGCAGAACATATGGAAGTCGATAACGCGACCTTCACCAATGGCTTGTTGCACATCGATCTGACCCGCAACGTGCCGGAAGCCATTGCGCCGCAGCGTATCGCCATCAGCGAACGCCCTGCGCTGAACAGCTAAGTCTTTCTCTCCTTTGATCTTCTGGCCGGGCCAGCGCCATGCTGACCCGGCCTGCTTGTCTCTGCTGACTCCCTTTTGTGCGCCACCACCCATACAGCCGCGCTGCGCTCTGCGAAAATCCCTGTAAATAATAGTGTTATTCACAAGGATCCCTTTATGAGTGAGATAGCGTTAACGGTCAGTATTCTGGCGCTGGTTGCTGTCGTGGGTTTGTGGATCGGCAATATCAAAATCCGTGGCGTGGGCTTCGGGATTGGCGGCGTGCTGTTTGGCGGTATTATCGTCGGGCATTTTGTCGATCAGGCCGGGATTGGCCTCAGCAGCGACATGCTGCACGTGATGCAGGAGTTTGGGCTGATCCTCTTTGTTTACACCATCGGCATTCAGGTCGGGCCGGGCTTTTTCGCCTCGCTGCGGGTGTCGGGATTACGCCTTAATTTGTTCGCCGTGCTGATCGTCGTGATGGGCGGGCTGGTTACCACTCTGCTGCACAAGCTTTTTGCCATTCCGTTACCGGTAGTGCTGGGGATTTTCTCCGGCGCGGTCACCAACACGCCTGCGCTGGGCGCGGGTCAGCAAATCCTGCGGGATTTAGGCACGCCGGGCGTCATCGTCGATCAGATGGGCATGAGTTACGCGATGGCCTATCCGTTCGGCATTTGCGGCATTCTGCTCACCATGTGGCTTATGCGGCGGCTGTTTCGCGTCAATATCGATCATGAAGCGCTACAGCATGAGCACAGTGCCGGTAACGGTCACCCCCAGCTTAAAACCATGAATATTCGCGTGGAAAACCCCAATCTGAACCGCATGGCGATCCAGGATGTGCCGGTACTTAACAGCGACAACATTATCTGCTCCCGTCTCAAACGCGATGACACCCTGATGGTGCCGTCGCCTTCCACGTTGATCATGCACGGCGACCTGCTGCACCTCGTCGGTCAGGAGGCGGATCTGCGTAACGCGCTGGTGGTGATTGGGCAGGAAGTCGATACCTCGCTCTCGACACGCGGTACCGATCTGCGCGTTGAACGTGTCGTGGTCACCAACGAAAAGGTGCTCGGCAAAAAAATTCGCGATCTGCACCTCAAGCAACGTTTTGACGTGGTGATCTCGCGCCTCAACCGCGCCGGGGTGGAGCTGGTGGCCAGCAGCCATGCCAGCCTGCAATTTGGCGATATCCTCAACCTGGTAGGGCGTCAGGCGTCTATTGATGCGGTGGCTGCCGAAGTGGGGAACGCGCAGCAAAAACTCCAGCAGGTGCAGATGCTGCCGGTGTGTATCGGCATCGGCCTCGGCGTGCTGTTAGGCTCCATTCCGCTGTACGTGCCGGGTTTTCCGGTGGCGTTAAAACTCGGGCTGGCGGGCGGGCCGCTGATTATGGCGCTGATCCTCGGACGTATCGGCAGCATCGGCAAGCTGTACTGGTTTATGCCGCCCAGTGCCAACCTCGCACTGCGTGAACTGGGGATTGTGCTGTTTCTGGCGGTCGTCGGCTTAAAATCCGGGGGCGATTTTATCGACACGCTGATTAACGGCGACGGCCTTAACTGGATGGGCTACGGCATACTGATCACCGCCGTGCCGCTGATCGCCGTCGGTCTGCTGGCGCGTATTTTTACGAAAATGAACTACCTGACGCTGTGCGGTATGCTGGCCGGTTCAATGACCGATCCCCCGGCGCTCGCCTTCGCCAACGGCCTGCATGCCACCAGCGGCGCGGCCGCGCTCTCCTATGCCACGGTGTACCCGCTGGTGATGTTTCTGCGCATCATCACTCCGCAGCTGCTGGCGGTATTATTCTGGGGAATGGGTTAACAAGGTCTCCGGACGGATGCGGTGCAGGTGATAATCCACCTGGTACTCGCTGGTATTACGATACATCACGGAATAGTTAAGAAACTCGCCGCTGTCGCTGTAAGAAAGGGACGTAATACGCAGCAGCGGCGTATGTTCAGGCACGTTGATAAAGCTGGCGAGCTGTTTATCCGCCAGCATCGGCGTCAGGCTTTCATAATTGCCGCTGATGGTAATGCCGCACTCCTTCTCAATGTAATCAAATTTTGAGCCTTCCAGATGCACCAGCGACAGGTTGCGAAACAGCTTCACCGGCATATAACTGTCTTCCAGCATCAGCGGTTTGCCATCCACATAGCGGATGCGGCGTGAAAAGTATATCCGCTCGTTAATCTGAATGCGCAACTGGCTGGCAATAGCGGGCGGCGCGGGCATCAGTTCAAACACCAGCACCTTGCTGGAGACGTTTTTTCCCTGCTGGCGCATCACCTCCACAAAGCCGGTAAGGTTAGTGGTCTCATGATGGACATCCTTACGCGCCACAAAAGTGCCGCTGCCATGACGGCGCACCACTAATCCCCAGCCCACCAGCAAATCAATCGCCTTGCGGATGGTCATCCGCGCCACGCCAAATTCCTGCGCCAGCATTTTCTCGCCGGGTAACGGACTGCCAATATTGTAATCCGAAGAATTCAGCCGCAGGCGTAATCGTTCGGCAATGGATTTATAGATCATCTGTAGATCTCTCTGTGCCTGTTAACAGGGATAGTGCCGCTGAACATGTCCAGTTTATTTAAGAAAAGTAGACCTGATAGCGCGAAATAAAACCATGAATGGGATCACGGAACGCAGCGGCGCGTCATGTCGCGGGGATCGCAACTCTCTATTCTCCAGTCAGCCAGTATTACTACAAAAAACCATTAACCCTACATTTGTTGTTTTATGAGGATGTAAAAATGCTCAGTCAAATACAACGCTTTGGTGGCGCTATGTTCACCCCTGTTTTGCTGTTTCCGTTTGCCGGTATGATCGTTGGTATTGCCATTATGCTGCAAAATCCCCTGTTTATTGGCGAATCGCTGACGCGTCCCGACAGCTTATTTTTTCAAATCATAAAGGTTATTGAAGAGGGCGGATGGGCGGTGTTTCGCAATATGCCGCTTATTTTTGCCGTCGGTTTGCCGCTGGGCCTGGCTAAACAGGCACATGGCCGGGCCTGCCTCGCTGTATTAATTTCTTTTCTGACCTGGAACTATTTTATTGGCGCGATGGGCATGGTCTGGGGCGATTTTTTCCACGTTAATTTCAACAGTGAACCCGTCGCCGGGAGCGGTCTGACGATGATCGCCGGGATTAAAACGCTCGATACCAGCATCATTGGCGCGATTGTCATTTCCGGTCTCGTGACGGCTATTCATAACCGCTTTTATGATAAGAGCCTGCCGGTGTTCCTCGGCATTTTTCAGGGCACCTCTTTTGTGGTGATTGTCGCCTTTTTCGTTATGCTGCCCTGCGCATGGTTAACACTCCTGTGCTGGCCAAAAGTGCAGGTGGCTATCGGGTCGCTGCAAACTTTTTTAAGCGGTGCCGGGGCGCTGGGCGTGTGGATCTATACGTTACTTGAACGGCTGTTAATTCCCACAGGGTTACACCATTTCGTCTATGGCCCCTTTATTTTTGGCCCGGCGGTCATTGAAGGCGGATTACAACCTTACTGGGTTCAGCATATTAATGAATTCAGCCAGAGTACCCAGCCATTAAAAGATCTCTTCCCGGCAGGTGGTTTTGCTATGCACGGTAATTCCAAAGTATTTGGTGCGCCGGGAATTGCACTGGCGATCTATTTTACCGCCGCGCCGCAAAACAGGGTGAAAGTCGCCGGATTATTAATTCCGGCTACCCTGACCGCTATTCTGGTGGGTATTACCGAGCCGCTGGAATTTACCTTCCTGTTTATCGCGCCATTCCTGTTCGTCATTCACGCGCTGTTAGCGGCAACCATGACCGCCATCATGTATATGGCGGGCGTCGTCGGTATGTTCGGCGGCGGCCTGCTCAATGAGTTTTTACCCCTCAACTGGATGCCCATGTTCCATCACCACGCTTCAGTGATGGTTATGCAGCTCGGCATTGGCCTCACGTTCACCGCCATCTGGTTTGTGGTTTTCCGCGCCTTGATCCTGCGCTTTAACCTGAAAACCCCTGGCCGTGAAGAGAGCGAAATCAAACTCTACAGCAAAGCGGATTACAACGCCTCGCAAGGCCGGACGCCTGTGGCGGCCGCGACCAAAACAGGGCAGGCCGCCGGTTTCCTGCATGCGCTGGGCGGCGCGGCAAATATTGAAAGCGTTAATAACTGCGCCACGCGGTTGCGCATCACGCTGGTCGATATGGCGAAAACCCAAAGCGACGATGTTTTTAAAGCCCTGGGCGCGCATGGTGTCGTGCGGCGCGGCAACGCCATTCAGGTGATTGTCGGCCTGCACGTTCCCCTGGTGCGCGATCAGCTGGAAAGCCTGATGAAAGCTCCGTTATCAAACCAACCATCTCCCCTGACAGAGGTCATATCATGAAAAAATTCTCGGTCGTCATTGCCGGCGGCGGCAGCACCTTTACCCCCGGCATCGTGTTGATGTTACTCGCCAATCAGGACCGTCTGCCGTTACGGGCACTGAAGTTTTATGACAACGACGGCGCGCGCCAGGAGGTGATTGCTGAAGCCTGTAAAGTTATCCTGCGCGAACAGGCACCGGACATCGAGTTTTGCTATACCACCGATCCGCAAACCGCGTTCAGCGATGTCGATTTTGTGATGGCGCATATCCGCGTGGGTAAATACCCGATGCGTGAAAAAGACGAGAAGATCCCGCTGCGGCACGGCGTGGTCGGCCAGGAAACCTGTGGGCCGGGCGGTATTGCTTACGGGATGCGCTCCATTGGCGGCGTGCTGGAGCTGGTGGATTATATGCAGACGTATTCTCCGCACGCCTGGATGCTGAACTACTCCAATCCGGCAGCGATTGTCGCGGAAGCCACGCGGCGACTGCGCCCGACGGCAAAAATCCTCAACATCTGCGATATGCCGATTGGCATTGAAGGGCGTATGGCGCAGATCCTCGGCCTGCAAGACCGTAAACAGATGATCACCCGCTATTACGGCCTGAACCATTTCGGCTGGTGGCATGCGATAGAGGACCTGGAAGGCAACGATTTAATGCCCGCGCTGCGCAAATATGTGGCTGAACACGGTTATATTCCACCGGCAAATGATGCCCATACGGAAGCGAGCTGGAACGATACGTTTGCGAAGGCGAAGGATGTTCAGGCGCTGGATCCCGATACGCTGCCGAACACCTATCTGAAATATTATCTGTTCCCGGATTATGTGGTGGCACACGCCAACCCTGAGCGCACACGGGCGAACGAGGTGATGGATCACCGTGAGAAGCATGTGTTCAGCGCCTGTCGCGCGATTATAGAGGCCGGGCATTCTGCCGCCGGTGAGCTGGAAATCGATGAACATGCGTCTTATATCGTCGACCTGGCGGCGGCCATCGCCTTTAATACCCAACAGCGCATGCTGCTGATCGTGCCAAACAACGGCGCTATCGCCAATTTTGATGCGGATGCGATGGTGGAGATCCCCTGTCTGGTAGGAAAAAATGGCCCGGAGCCGCTGACGGTCGGCAACATTCCGCACTTCCAGAAAGGGCTGATGAGTCAGCAGGTAGCGGTAGAAAAACTGGTGGTCGATGCCTGGGAGGAGGGGTCATACCTGAAACTGTGGCAGGCCATCACTCTGTCGAAAACCGTGCCGAGCGCCTCTGTCGCCAAAGCGATCCTCGATGACTTAATTGCCGCCAATAAAGACTACTGGCCGCGATTAAGTTAATCCTGCCCGGCCTGCGGTTTATCCCCGCAGGCCGGATAAGATATTTACGCCGTCCTGCCGCACCTTTAATAGTGCCGACCAGCCTCCCCCTCAGCTAGAATTGGCGTTTATCCGTTTGATCAGGGAAGCTGCCACCATGAAAATTTCCCGCCTCGGCGAAGCGCCGGACTACCGCTTCTCGTTGGCCAATGAGCGTACCTTTCTGGCATGGATCCGCACGGCACTTGGGTTTTTAGCCGCAGGCGTCGGGCTGGACCAGCTCGCGCCGGATTTTGCCACGCCGCTGATCCGCGAACTGCTGGCACTGCTGTTGTGTCTGTTTGCTGGCGGCCTTGCGATTTACGGTTATCTGCGCTGGCTGCGCAATGAGAAGGCGATGCGGCTGAAAGAAGATTTGCCGTACACTCGCACCCTACTGGTGATCAGCCTTATTCTGACGCTCGTCGCCGCCGTGGTGATGGTGATGGTGTTCTATGCCGGATAGCCGTAAAGCGCGCCGCCAGCAGGATCCCGGCCTGCAACCTGAGCGCACTTCGCTGGCCTGGTTTCGCACGCTGCTGGGCTATGGCGCGCTGATTGCGCTGGCGGTGAGGCATCAGTGGTATGCATCCGGAATGACGTTCTGGATCTCGCTGACGGTGCTGGCGCTCACCGGGCTGATCCTCTGGCGCTACACGCGCGGGCGTAATCGGATGGATGTCAGCCACAGCGACTTCGTGCAGCCCGCCGTGGTGCGCGACAAGCTACTCATTGCGCTGGCGGTGCTGGCGCTCTCGCTGCTGTTTGCGGCCACGCATATTCGCCAGGTGATGGTCATGTTCACCGCCTGGCAGTAACGTACCGTCAGCGGCCTTTGGCCAGATACTGCGCCATTTCCGTCTCCGGCACCATGCCGCCGCCCGTCGCCCACACCAGATGAATGGCGTTTTGCAGCTGGGCGGCGCTAAAGCCATGCATCTGCTGATAGGCCGCCGATCCGCACACGTGCTGCGGCCCGGCCATACCAGCCAGCGCCGATGGCTCAAGACGAATATTTTCCTCCTGCGCCAGCCAGCCGAGCATGTCGTACAGGCTTTGATCGTCCAGGGTGTAAAACCCGTCGAGCAGCCTTTCCATGGCGCGGCCCACGAAGCCGGACGCGCGTCCCACTGCCAGACCATCGGCAGCGGTAAGGTTATCGATCCCCAGATCCTGCACCGCAATACCGTCATGCAGCCCGGTATAGACGCCGAGCAGCATGCAGGGTGAGTGAGTCGGCTCCGCAAACAGACAGTGAACGTGATCGCCAAAGGCCATTTTCAGGCCGAATGCCACGCCGCCCGGCCCGCCACCCACGCCGCAAGGCAGGTAAACGAATAACGGATGATCCGCATCCACCCGCAGTCCGCGCGCTACAAACTGCGCTTTCAGCCGTTCCCCGGCCACCGCGTATCCCAGAAACAGAGTGCGTGAGTTTTCATCGTCGATAAAAAAGCAGTTGGCGTCCGACTCCGCCGTCTTGCGCCCCTGCTCTACCGCCACGCCGTAATCCTGATCGTATTCCACCACATTGACGCCATGACGCCGCAGCGTGGCTTTTTTCCATTCCCGGGCATCGGCAGACATATGCACCGTCACCTTAAAACCGAGGCGCGCGCTGATAATGCCGATGGATAAGCCGAGATTCCCCGTCGAACCTACGGCAATGCTGTAGCGGGAGAAAAAGTCCTTACACGCTGGCGTGAGCAGGCGACGATAGTCATCTTCCGGCGTCAGCAGCCCGGCGGCAAACGCCAGTTTCTCGGCATGGGTCAGCACTTCAAAGATGCCCCCGCGCGCCTTGATGGAGCCGGAAATGGGCAGATGGCTGTCTTTTTTCAGCCACAGCGTGCCGTTAATGGCTGCACCGTATTCTTTATGCAGCCGTTGCTGCATAGCGGGGATCGCCACCAGTTCAGACTCAATCATCCCCTGACTGGCGGCAGTTTCCGGAAAGGCCTCGGCCAGCCAGGGCGCAAAGCGCGCCAGCCTCGCGTGGGCAGCAGCGATATCGTCGGCGGTGAGGCCTACCCAGGGCAGGCCCTCGGCCAGTGACGTGGTATTTGGGTTAAACCAGCACGTCTCCTGCAAATTGATCAGCGAGGCGACGAGAGGAAAGCGGGCGGTCAGTTCGGCAGGTGTCATGGCGGTTCCCTTTGCAAACGCGAGCATTAAAGAAAACAGGAAGACGACAGAGATGCAAGGGAGGCCAACAATTTACGCTACACGGAATACGGAAAAGCATGCTAAAAAACACCTGTTTGCCACTCCATTTCATGCAGGGTTCATCGTGTATAAAACCGTGATCGCCAGTGCGTTGCTGTTTGCTGCCAGCGCCGCTTATGCCGCGCCGCCGCTAACGGCTGCCCGTTACGCCGCGCAGCTGGGGCCTGGCATGGATGTTGACTGGGCGCGCACCGAGCGCGGCATCCGCGAATTCGATCCCCTGGTGGTCAGAGATTTTGCGGCGCTGGGCATCCATCACGTGCGTATCCGCGTGGCGCAGAACATGACCGAGGCGCGGCTGGTGCACCTGCGTAAGCTGGTGGAGGCGTGCGAGCAGTACGGCGTCATCCCGATCATCGCGTTTCAGGCCGATGGCTTTAAGGCCGATCCGCTGAAAAACGACGCGTCGTTACTGGCGTGGTGGACGACAGTGGCGCGCTATTTTGGCACGGAACATCCGCTGCTTGGCTTTGATCTGATTTACGAACCGGCAGAAAAACTCAATCACGATCAGGCGGCGCTGAACCGCGTCTATGATCGGCTGATCAAAACCCTGCACGGCATCGATCCCCGACGTATGCTTTTTGTCGCACCGCGCCTGCGCTCGGCACCGGAAGCGCTGACCGAGCTAAAACTGCCGCCGCACAGCCAGAATTTCGTGCTGGCGGAGT
It encodes the following:
- a CDS encoding cellulase family glycosylhydrolase, which encodes MYKTVIASALLFAASAAYAAPPLTAARYAAQLGPGMDVDWARTERGIREFDPLVVRDFAALGIHHVRIRVAQNMTEARLVHLRKLVEACEQYGVIPIIAFQADGFKADPLKNDASLLAWWTTVARYFGTEHPLLGFDLIYEPAEKLNHDQAALNRVYDRLIKTLHGIDPRRMLFVAPRLRSAPEALTELKLPPHSQNFVLAEWHIFGWGPQKSNGKYPWTSGTAAEKAAIRARINAAQRWQQKTGHVSWVGGWAVGESIKSAPTASQLAFATFMACELKRAKIPYAINADAQFYDGEEGAWRPGPAPLLKTMIDPPCEVKPPVRDGQSVTPAAASTTGSAAPSASSASQG